Within Ralstonia pickettii DTP0602, the genomic segment TTGCGACATGCTGCGGGGTCGGAAAAATCCAGCAGTTTACACGCCCGCGGGGGGCAGTCGGCGGTTGTGGGGGGGAAGTCGCTGGCAGGGCGGGTACCGGGGAGCTGGCAGGAGGCGATGTTCGGCGAAGGATTCCGTCATTGATGGCCTTGGTGTTCATATCTATCATATGTTCATGAATAGTGAACAGACGCTAAATATGAACAGTGAAGTGATCATAAGTGCTGTTAGTGTGGCGTTTGAGACGCTTAAGCGTTCCTCGGGCGTGGACGCCCATATCGGTCCTGCTACCGACAGCACACAGGATTTTCCGGTGGTGCTGAAGCGGGGAACCATTGCCCAGAGCTACCAGGCGACATGGAAAACCACGATCGCCAGCACCGCGGCGTTGACGCTTGTTCGCACGCGCTCTGAAGAAAAAGCGCCCGACCTGATCATCACGACCTATCTCAGTCCCTTCCTGGCCGAGCATTGCCGGGACATCGGCCTGCAATTCATCGACACAGCAGGCAACGCTTATCTGGAGACCGCCGGTCTCTATGTCTACGTGAGCGGCGGACGGCCGGATACCACCCTGTTGCCGGCCAGGGCGCGTGGCACCGGTAACCCCACAGCCTTGCGCATGATCTTCGCGCTGCTCAACCGGCCGTCCCTGTTGCAGGCGACCTATCGCGAGATTGCACAAGCCAGTGACATTGCCCTCGGGTCTGTCGGCGGAGTTTTCAGGGAGCTCGCAGCGCGGGGTTTGCTGCTGGAGGAGCCGACGACAAAGCGCAGGCGGCTGACCGCGACTGACCGGCTCCTTGACGAGTGGGTCGCCAACTATCCCTCCATCCTGCGGCCCCGACTGCAAGTCGGCCGATATGAAGCGCCCGATCCTGACTGGTGGCGCGCGGCGTCCGAAATGGTTTCAGGAAATGCTTATTGGAGCGGAGACGTCGCCGCCGAGAAGATGACTGGGTTCCTGCAGGCGGAGACGCAAACCATGTATGTCGACGTAGAGCACAAGGGCTCGATCCTCAAGCACTTGATGCACAAGTACCGGTTGCGCCCTCAGCCAGACGGCGCGATCGAAATTCTCGATGCATTCTGGCCCGCGTCGATGGCCAATGCCGAGCCTGCTGGCATCGCGCCAGCGGTAGTTGTCTATGCGGACCTGATGGCCAGCCTTGATTCACGCAGTCTGGAAGCGGCCGGTGTGTTGCGCTCAGGCGTCATCCAGCATGCGCTTGATCAGTTCTGACCGACCGCTGGATCCTGCTGCCGTGGCGGTGGAAACCTGGGCGGAGTTTGGCGAGATAGGCGCAGCGTTAGTGCGGCACGCAGGGTTTCGGGCAGCAGCGGACGCCCCACACCGGTTCTATTACGCTACGCTGATGCGCAACTATTCGGAGGCCGGGAACATCGATCGCGTCTTCGAACTCGACGAGGCTGTCTTTGCGGCGCTGGGGTACGATCCCGATGCGGCTGGCGTTCTGCTGCTTGGCGCGGATATCGCGAAGCTTGCGAAACGGGCCACATTGGCGCAATGCCGGGCTATTCTCGACCACCGGCTGGCCATGCATATGGCGCGGACACGGCCAAACGTCGAGGAGGGGAAGGCACTGGCTGATCATCGGTTGCTGGGGATTCTTGCCAGAGGCCTACGAGGATAGATAGTCCCGCGGGCACACCCGGCCTGGCCAAGGCCCGCACGGCTCAGCGCGCGCTGGGCTGTCTGGTTTGCGGCGGCCAGGGCTGAGCGGTAGGCACGGATAAATCAAAATGGGCAGCGCCACGCGCTGCCCGTTGCAATTACCTGGCCTGCTGTACCGGCACGGCCACCGCTGCAGCCGCCCGGATGATCGATTGGCTTTACCAGTCGCCGGGGTCAGCCTCGCGCCGCCAGCAAATCCCGTACCGCGGGCCCGGCCAGCGCCGCCAGCACGCGCAATGCCGCCAGCTCCGCCGCTGACCACTCCGCTCGGTCAGCCAGGTAGTTGAAGGTGCCGATCACCCACCCCCGGTGGCACAGGGGCACGTTCACCACGGCCGTGCAGCCGAGGCCGCGGATGACCTGCACATCGTCGAACACCGCCGCCAGCGCCGCGTCGCCCTCGCCAGTGAAGAGCTCGCCGCGTTCGAGCAACTGGCGCCGCCACGGGCTGTCGCCCTTCGACTTGCGCCCGCCGACCGGGTACGCGGAGGTATCCGACGACCACAGGCGTTCGATCTGCGCCCGGCCGGCATGCCAGGCATTGATCGTCAGCAGGCCGGGCCCGATCGTCTGCAAGGTTGCCGCGCCGATCGCATCGAACGCGGCGGCGGGATCGCTGGCCTGCTGCAGCCGGTCGCACAGGACGTTGGCCTTGGCCACCAGCAGGGCCGTGCGCATATGGCTCACTTCATTCCCCCTTGATGCCGAGTTCGCGGATCAGCTTGCCGTAGCGGTCGGCATCGCGGTGCAGGATGGTGCCGAACTGCTGCGGGGTGGACGTCGCGGTCTCGACGCCGATGGCGTTCATCCTGGACTTGACCTCGGGCAGGGACATCACGGCGTTGATCTCGCGGTTCAGGCGCGCGGTCAGGTCCGCCGGCATGCCCTTCGGACCGAAGGCGCCGTACCAGACCGCCAGTTCATAGCCGGGGACGGTCTCGGCCACGGTCGGCACATCGGGCAGCAACGGTGAGCGCTTGCTCTCGGTGACGGCTAGCAGGCGCAGCTTGCCGCCCTTCACGTGCGGCAGGGTCTGGGTGCCGGCGGAGAACAGCAGCTGGGTCTGGCCGGCCACGGTATCGACCACGGCGGGCGCGCCGCCCTTGTAGGGCACGTGCAGCATCTGGATGCCGGCCATCTTCTCGAACAGCACCGCGCTCAGGTGGTTGGTCGAGCCGGGACCGGCGCTGGCGTAGGCGAGCTTGCCCGGGTTGGCCTTGGCGTAGGCGATCAGATCCTTGACGTTCTGCGCCGGCACCGACGGATGGACCACCATGGTGTTGGTCACGTAGGCCAGCAGACCCAGCGGCGTGAAATCCTCCACGCCGCGGAAGGGCATGTTTGGCATCAGCGCCGGGTTCATCGCGTGCGTGCTCATCGAGCCGACCAGCAGCGTGTAGCCGTCGGGTTTGGCGCGCGCGACCATGGCCGAGCCGATATTGCCGGACGCGCCCGGCTTGTTGTCCACGATCACCGGCTGGCCGAGCGAACGGGTCAGGTGTTCGGACAGCACGCGCGCCAGGATATCGGTCGAGCCGCCGGCCGCCCACGGCACGATCAGCGTGACCGGCTTCTGCGGCCAGGCATCGGCCGCAGAAGCCGCGCCGGTAAAGCACATCGCCAGCACGGCCATGCCGCCCAGCAGGGTCTTGGTGATCAACCGCATTGTCTTACTCCTCCTCGTCCCGGGCGGGCGCACGATGCGGCCCGCCGCAATTCTCGTCAGTGGTCTCGTCAATCGTCAGCGCCCGACCGCATAGCCCTGCATGCCGCGCGGATTGGCGCCGGCGCGCAGCACCAGCCGGCCGCCGGCATCGAATTCGCGCGAGCAGGCCGACATGCGGCCCTCGGACCAGGGCTCGCCCACGCGCACTTCGTGTCCGCGTTCGCGCAGCGCCGCCAGGGTGCTTTCAGGGAAGCGCGATTCGACGCTGATGCGGTTGAGCACGGTCTGGCGCGGCCAGAACGATGCCGGGAAGTGGTCGATATGCCAGGCCGGCGCGTCGATCGCCTCCTGCAGGTTCATGCCGTGGACGGCGTGGCGCAGGAAGAATGCCAGCGACCACTGGTCCTGCTGGTCGCCGCCGGGCGTGCCGAACACCATGTAGGGCTCGCCGTCGCGCAGCGCCAGCGACGGCGACAGCGTGGTGCACGGCCGCTTGCCGGGCGCGAGGGTGTTGGGGAGGCCGGGCTCCAGCCAGGTCATCTGCAGGCGGGTATTGAGGGCAAAGCCGAGCGACGGGATGGTCGGGCTCGACGACAGCCAGCCGCCCGACGGCGTCGCCGCGACCATATTGCCGTGGCGGTCGATCACATCGATGTGGCAGGTATCGCCGACAAAGATCTCCTGCTCGGCCCATTCGGCCACCGGCGGCAGTTCGGCAAAGGTCGGCTCGCCCACGCCGAAGCGCACGTCGGCGCGCTGCAGCGTGCGCTCGGCCGCGGCCAGGTCGGGCAGGCGCGGCGCCATGCCGTTCACCGTGCCCGGGTCGAGCGACAACGCGGCACGCGTGCCGATGCGCCGCACGCGCGCCGCCAGGTAGCCATCATCGAGCAGCGCCGCCAGCGGGCTCTGTGCAAAATGCGGATCACCGTACCAGGCCAGTCGGTCGGCCATGGCCAGCTTGGTGGCTTCGGCAATGCGGTGCACGAACTCGGGCGACTCCGGCGCATGCTGCTCCAGGCCGGCGTGGCGCAGCATGCCCAACTGCTGCAGGAACACCGGCCCCTGGCTCCAGATGCCGCACTTGGCCACGGTGTAGCGGCCGAAGTCCAGCGTGACGGGGGCCTCGATCTCCGGCGCCCAGTTGGCCATGTCGTCATAGCGCAGCAGCCCGGTGTGCTTGTCGCCGGTGGTGTCGCGCACCGGCGTGTTGCGGCAGTACGCATCGATCTCCTGCGCGACGAAGCCGCGGTACCAGCAGTCCATCGCCGCATCGATCTGGCCGGTGCGGGTATCGCGGTGGCGCCGGGCCTCTTCGACGATGCGGGTGTAGGTGGCGGCCAGCGCGGGCAGCGTGTGCAGGCTGCCGGGGCGCGGCACCTTGCCGTCCGGCAGCCACGTCTGTGCCGAGCTGTGCCACTCGTCGCGGAACAGCGCCTGCACCGCCAGGATCGCGCGCGAGATGCGCGGCACCAGCGGGAAGCCTTCGCGGGCATAGCCGATGGCGGGCGCCAGCACGTCGGCCAGCGACCAGGTGCCGTGCTCGCGCAGCATCGTCAGCCACGCTCCGAAGGCGCCGGGCACGGCTGCCGGTATCAGGCCGATGCCGGGCACCAGGTCCAGGCCCATGGCGCGCAGCGCGTCCGGATCGGCCAGCGCCGGGGCCGGGCCCTGGCCGCAGACCGTGCGCATGGCGCGCTCGCGCTCGCTCCAGTAGACGATCGGCACTTCGCCGCCGGGGCCGTTCAGGTGCGGCTCGACCACCTGCAGCACAAAGCCGGCGGCAACCGCGGCGTCGAAGGCATTGCCGCCGCGCTCCAGCACGCCCATGGCGGTCTGCGTGGCCAGCCAGTGCGTGGAGGCGGCGACGCCAAAGGTGCCAACGATCTCGGGACGGGTGGTGAACATGGATTGCAGCTCCTGTGATGCAGGCAGTATAGGATTGGCGAATAACCATCAGCGCCTGATTAGTTATCGTGGTATTACCATCTGGTAATACAACTCGCCCATTTTTGCAGGAAGCGCCGTGTCCATCGCCCCCGACAAGCTGGTCCACAACCTCGTGTCCCGCCTGCGCCTCAGGCACCTGCCGCTGCTGCTGGCGCTGGAGCGGCAGCGTTCGGTGTCGCGGGTGGCGGCCGAGCTGAACCTGTCGCAGCCGGCCGTCACCAAGACCCTGCGCGAGATCGAAGACATCTTCATGGTGCCGCTGTTCACCCGCACCCGGCGCGGCCTGGAGCCCACGCCCACCGGCCGCGCGGTGCTGGCGCACGCAAGGCTGACGCTGGCCGATGCCGATGCGCTGGGGCGCGAACTGGCGGCGATCGGGTCCGGGCTGTCGGGCCGGCTGCGCATCGGCGTGATCCCCTACATCAGCCGCAGCGTGCTCGACGCCGCCTGCACCTTCGGCCTGACGCAGACACCGCGGGTCTCGGTGCTGGTACGCGAAGGCACCACCGACGAGTTGGTCAACGCGCTGCGCGAACACGAACTGGACTGCGTGGTGGCGCGCACCTTCTATGCGCCGGGCGCGGATATTGCGCAGCAGCCGCTGTACCGCGAAGAACCGGCACTGGTCGTGCCCACCGCGGCCGCCGCCCGGCTGGCGCGCGGCCCGCTCGACTGGCGCCAGCTGGCCGAGCGCGACTGGATCCTGCCACCGCCCAACACGCCGATCCGGCGCACCATCAACACCATCTTTGCGGTGGCCGGGGTGGCGCAGCCAACGCCGATCGTCGAGACCTATTCGATCAAGACCATGGCCACGCTGATGCGCAAGCATCCGGCGGCGGCGACCATCGTGCCGAAGGCGGTCGCCAGCGAACTGGTCGATGCCAAGGGGGCGACGGCGCTGCCGCATGCGCTGAGCTGGGACCTGCCGCCGGTGGGGGTGATGTGGCGGCGGCAGGCGGTGGAGGATGATGTGGTGGCGGCGCTGGTGGCTTGCCTGGGGGCGTTGCGGTGGGAGGGAGAGTGAGCCGGCTGGCCGCTGACGCCATGCCCATCCCACACATCGCGCGCGTCCCCAGCCGCGCGGCGGCTCCGACACATTCAGCCTGTACCAGGACCTCATAGGGTTTCTCCCGAAATCCCTTCGTATCCGCTTGTTTTGATTGCGGTTTAGGCCCGCGCCAGCGTCCCGCTGGCCGCTGGGGCCCCCTTTCTGCCCTTGACCAAACGTTTGCAGCGCCGATAATGCAAAGACTTTGCAAACGTTTGCAGTGAGGCAAGAAAAACATGGAAACTTCCTTTGAGACGCAGCAAGCGTCGCCAGGCCTGTGCCCCGCACTGATCGAAGACGAGCATTCGGTAACCCGCATCGTCGAAGCCGCCATGGCCAACACGTCCGACCCGCGCCTGCGCTTCGTCATGGGCTCGCTGGTTCGGCACCTGCACGGCTTCCTGCGCGAAGCGCGGCTGACCGACGCGGAATTCGAGTTCGCGCTGGAGTTCCTGGCCCGCCTTGGCCACGCCACGCATGCCAGCCACAACGAGGTCGTGCTGGCGGCCGACGTGCTGGGCCTGTCGACGCTGGTGACCGTGATGAACAACAGCACCAGGGACGGGCGCACGCCCGGTGCGTTGCTCGGCCCGTTCTATCGCGCCAACGCCCCGCGCTATGCCTGTGGCGACTGCGTGGTGCAGGACGACGCGCCGGGCTTGCCGCTGCTGGTCTGCGGTACCGTGCGCGCCACTGACGGCACGCCGCTCGCCGGCGCGCTGGTCGAGATCTGGCAGGCATCGCCGGTAGGCCTGTACGACAACCAGGACCCGAACCAGCCCGACCGCAACCTGCGCGGCTGCTTCCATACCGACGAGAACGGCAACTACCACTTCCGCACGGTGCGCCCCGCCGGCTATCCGGTGCCGACCGACGGACCGGTGGGCACGTTGCTGGCCGCGCAGCAGCGCCATCCGTACCGGCCCGCGCATATCCACTTCATCGTCGCGGCGCCGGGGTACCGCACGCTCGTGACCCAGGTGTTCGCCGACGAGGCGGACAAGCTCGAGTCCGATGTCACGTTCGGCGTGCATCGGCTGCTGGTGGGCAACCTGCGGCTGCACGACCACGGCCGCAGCGACTGGGGCGACGTGGCGGCGCCGTTCTACACGCTGCAGTTCGATTTCACGCTGGAGCCGGGCCAGCAGACCTTCCCGAAGCCGCCGATCGACTGACGGCTTCCTCGACCTCCACCCACGCATTTCGACATCGAAAACCATGAGCGCATCCTCTCTTTCCGGCAAGGTTGCCGTGATCCTCGGCGGCACCGGCGGCATCGGCTTCGCCGCCGGTGAAACGCTGGCCCGCCTTGGCGCAAGCATCGTCCTGACCGGGCGCGACGCCGAGAAGGCGGCCAGCGCCGCGGCCGCGCTGCCGGCCGGCAACCATCTCGCCGCCGTGGCGGAGATTGCCGACAGCGCCTCGCTGCGCGCGCTGGCCGACAAGGTCAGCCACCTCTACGGCCGCGCCGATATCCTGGTGAACACCGCGGGCTTTACGCGGGCGATCCCGCATGCCGACCTCGACGCGCTGGACGATGCCCTGATCGACGAACTATTTGCCGTCAACTGGCGCGGCCAGTTCGCAGCGATCCGCGCCTTTGCGCCGCACCTGCGCGCCAATGGCGACGGGCTGGTGGTCAATGTCGGCTCAATCGCTGGCCGTACGGGTCAGGGCAGCAACGTCGCGTACTGCGCGGCCAAGGCCGGGCTCGATGTCATGGCGATGTCGCTCGGGCGCGCGCTGGCGCCGCAGATCCGCGTGCTGAACGTCTCGCCGGGCGTGGTCGATACCGCCTTCGTGCCGGGGCGCGACAGCAGTTTCAACGAGCGCGCCGCGAAATCGACGCCGCTCAAGCGCATCGGCACTGCGCAGGATGTGGCCGATGCCATCGCCGCCTGCGCCACCTCGCTGCGCTTTGCCACCGGCACCACCATCGTCGTCGACGGTGGCCGCCAGCTCGGATAAGCCACGCCTTTCCTTTTCCATCACCACCCATCGCTCATGCACGCACGCAAGACCATCATCACCTGCGCGGTGACCGGCAACATCACCACCCCCGAGCAGCATCCCGGCCTGCCCGTCACGCCGGCGCAGATCGCCGACGCCGCGCTGGAAGCCGCCGAAGCCGGCGCGGCCGCCGCCCACATCCACGTGCGCGATCCCGAAACGGGCCGCCCGTCGATGTCGCTCGAGTACTACGCCGATGTCATCGACCGCATCCGCGCACGCAACCGCGCGCTGATCATCAACCTCACCACCGGCCCCGGCGGCCGCTTCGTGCCGAGCGAGGACGAGCCGCGCGTGGCGGCGCCGGGCACGACGCTGCTGCCTCCGGCCAGGCGGGTCGAACACATCACCGCGCTGCGGCCCGACGTGTGTTCGCTAGACCTGAACACCATGAACTCTGGCGGCGACGTCGTGATCAATACGCCCGCCAACGTGCGCAAGATGGCCGCGGCGATCCGTGCCGCGGGCGTCATGCCGGAGCTGGAGATCTTCGATTCCGGCGACCTCAACATGGCGCTCGACTTTATCCGCGAGGGCGTGCTGGATGGCCCCGGGCTGTGGACCTTCGTGCTGGGCGTCAAGTACGGTTTTGCGCCTACCCCTGAGACCATTTTCTATGCCCGCAGCATGCTGCCCGCCGGCGCGCACTGGTCGGCCTTCGGCATCGGCCGCGCGGAGTTCCCGATCGTCGCGCAGGCGTGGCTGGCCGGCGGACATGTGCGCGTCGGGCTGGAAGACAACATCTACCTGGAGAAGGGCGTGCTGGCGCCGAGCAACGCCGCATTGGTCGCCAAGGCGCGCGACATCGTCAGGTCGCTTGGCGGCGAGCTTGCCTCGTCGGCCGATGCCCGTCGCACGCTCGGCCTGCGCGAAGCCTGAGTCCCTAACAGCATTGCAGATTTCAAACAGAAACCATCATGAACACCATCCGAGTCACCCAGAAAGCCCCCGGCATCGATGCCCTGCAGCTTGAGCTGCTCGGCGTGCCGCGCCCTGAAGCGGCAGCGGACCAATGCATCATCGAAGTCGCCAGCGCCGGGGTCAACCCGAGCGACGTCAAGGCAACCCTTGGCCTGATGCCGCACGCCATCTGGCCGCGCACGCCGGGCCGCGACTATGCCGGCCTGGTGGTCGATGGCCCCGCCGGCCTGCTGGGCCTGCAGGTGTGGGGCAGCGGCGGCGAGCTCGGCATCCGCCGCGACGGCACGCATGGCAAGTACCTGCGCATCGAGGCAGCGTCCGTGCGCGCCAAGCCGGCGTCGCTGTCGCTGCTGGAAGCCGGCGCCGTGGGCGTGCCGTTCATCACCGCCTATGAAGGCCTGCGCCGCGCGGGCATGCCGCAGGCCGGCAGCACCGTGCTGGTATGCGGCGGCAACGGCAAGGTCGGCCAGGCCACCATCCAGATCGCCACGGCGCTGGGCGCCCGCGTCTTTGCCGTGGAGCGCACCGCGGAGGCCTATCGTGGCCATGCCAGCGGCGACGTGCGCATGATCGATGCCAGCCGCGAAGCCATCGCCGCCGTGGTGCGCGAGGAGACCGGCGGCCACGGCGCGGATATCGTCTACAACACCGTCGGCAGCCCGTACTTCGAACAGGCCAACCAGGCGATGGCGATCGGTGCGACGCAGATCTTTATCTCGACCATCGAGAAGCCGGTGCCGTTCGATATCTTTGCGTTCTATCGCGGCCAGCACACCTATGTGGGGGTCGACACGCTCGCGCTGGACAGCGGTGCCTGCGCACGCATCCTCGACCAGCTGGCGCCGATGTTTGCCGCCGGCAAGCTGCGGCCGTTCCCGGTGCTGGCCGACTACACCTATTCGCTCGCAGAGGCCAAGGACGCCTATCGTGCCGTGCTGCAGGGTGCGACCGAACGCGTGGTGCTCAAGCCATGAATACGACCCGGTTTGCACAGGCGCCGGCCTACTATCCGGCCAACCACGAAGGCATGCATTGCCTGCGGCTGCAGGGGCATGAAGCCGGGCCATCCGATGCGCTGTGGCTGGGTGTGTCGGTACTGCTGCCGGGCGGCCATACGTCGATGGATGCCTCGCCCGTGGAAAAGCATTACGTCGTGCTCGAAGGCGAGGTCTGCATCCGCACGCCGGAAGGCACCGTGACGCTGGGCCAGTTCGATTCGGTGCGGCTCGCGCCGGGCGAGGCGCGGCAGGTGTCGAACCCGGGCAACCGGCCGGCGATGCTGTTGCTGGCGATGCCGTATCCCAGGGGCTGATTTTTTTTGGGTCGCTTTTGCAAACGATTGCAGGACGGGAAGGCGGGCGGCCCATGCACAACAAGACCACCACAAGAAGCAGGGGAGACAAATGACATCCGTTCCGAAGCGCAGCAGCGTCCTGCTGCTGGCCACGGTCGCGGCCGGCTGGGTCGGCGAGGCCGGCGCGCAGTCTTCAGTGACGCTGTACGGGCGCCTCAATACGGCGCTGGAGTATTCGTACGCCAACACGGCCACCGACGGCATCAAGCTGGGCGGCACCGGCCGGCTGACCAACAACCGCTCCGTCTTCGGCATGCGCGGCGAGGAAGGACTGGGCGGCAGCCTGAAGGCGATCTGGCAGATCGAAAGCAACGTTTCGCTCGACACCGGCCAGGGCCAGATCGCGGGCCGCAACTCGCGCATCGGGCTGCAGGGGGATGCCGGCACGTTCTTCATGGGCCACTGGCAAACGCCCTATACCGAGGCGACCGCGGGCTATGACCCGTACTACCCGACCACCGCCGGCTATATGGCGCTGATCGGCAATGGCTCCACGTCCAGCTCGGACAACGTCCAGGACACCAGTTCGTTCGACCGCCGGCAGAAGAACCTTGTCGTCTACAAGACGCCGTCGCTGGCCGGCTTCAGCGGCGCCGCGGCGTGGGGCGTGAACGAGGAGAGGACCAGCGTACCGCGCAACCCGGGGCTCTATTCGTTTTCCGCGGCTTATGACAATGGGCCGCTCAACATTGCGCTGGCCTATGAAATCCACCAGCACTACCAGACCGCCGGCCGCAAGGACGATGCGATGAAGGCGGGCGTGTCCTACAAGTTTCCGAGCACTACCGTCGCGTTGCTCTATGAACGGCTCCACTACCGCACCGCCACGGGCGACCTGACCCGCAACGGCTACTACGCCTCGCTGGTGCAGAAGCTCGGCCCGGGCAGCGTGCGCGTCGGCTTTGCGCTGGCGAGCAACGGTGCTGGCAATGCGACGGAAACGGTCGGCTTCTTCCGCAGCGGCGCGGAGACGGGCGCCACGCAGGTCACCGTCGGCTACGACTATCCGTTGTCAAAGCGTACCGCGCTGTTTGCGTACTACAGCCGCATCAACAACAAGCGCAACGCGATCTATGACTTTGCCATCAACGAGCTTGGCGTGAGCGCCGGCGCCGACCCGCAGACCTTCGCGCTCGGCATGCGGCATTTCTTCTGAGGCGTGGCGGCGCGCCCGGCAGGGGCGTGCCGCCCTGATCGGCGATGCGCGACGTTCGCGCTCGCTTCGGCAGTGAGGAGACATAACATGATTCGATCCATCCAAGGCGCCGTGCTGGCCCTGACCTCGTCGTTCATGCTGGCGGCCGCTCCCGCCGCCAGCGCGCAACCGCAGTACCCCAGCAAGCCGATCCGGCTGGTGGTGCCGTTCTCGGCAGGCAGCGCCACCGACATCCTGGCGCGCATTATCGGCAGCAAGATGGGCGAGGGCGGGACCTACCAGGTGATCGTCGACAACCGGCCCGGCGCCGGCGGCACGGTCGGTGCCACCGGCGTGGCCAAGGCGGCGCCGGACGGCTACACCCTGATCCTGGTGTCGGTCGGGCATGCGATCAATGCCACGCTGTATCCCAAGCTCTCCTATGACACGGTGAAGGACTTCACGCCGGTCTCGATGGTGGCAACCGTGCCCAATGTGCTGGTGGTCAACGCCGCCAGCAAGTACAAGTCCGTGCGGGACGTCGTGGCGGCCGCCAGGGCAACGCCGGGCGCGCTGAACTTCGACTCCGCGGGTTCCGGCAGTTCCACCCACCTCAGCGGCGAGATGTTCAAGATGCAGGCGGGCATCGACATCACCCATATCCCGTACAAGGGCACCGGCGAAGCGCTGACGGATGTCATGGCCGGCCGCGGCGACATGATGTTCGCGCCCACCGTATCGGCCATGCCATTTGTGAAGCAGGGCAAGCTGCGCGCGCTGGCGGTGACCACGGCCAGGCGAGCCAGCGCGCTGCCGGATATCCCGACTGTCGCGGAGTCCGGTTTCCCCGGCTTTGCGTTCGATTCCTGGTTCGGCGTACTGGCCCCTGCCGGCACACCGAAGGAAATCGTCGACGCACTCAATGCCGAGATCGGCAAGGCACTGGCGGCGCCTGACGTGCGCGAGCGCCTGGCCGCGCAGGGCGCCGAGCCGAAGCGCTCGTCACCACAGGAATTTGCGGCCTATATCCAGTCGGAGATCGGCAAGCTTGCGCCGGTGGTGCGGCAATCCGGGGTGCAGGCTGGCCAGTAGCGGCAAGCGGCGGCGGTGGAGCAAAACGCAGGGGGCAAGGGTGGGGCTGGCTTAAAATGGCGTAT encodes:
- a CDS encoding porin; the encoded protein is MTSVPKRSSVLLLATVAAGWVGEAGAQSSVTLYGRLNTALEYSYANTATDGIKLGGTGRLTNNRSVFGMRGEEGLGGSLKAIWQIESNVSLDTGQGQIAGRNSRIGLQGDAGTFFMGHWQTPYTEATAGYDPYYPTTAGYMALIGNGSTSSSDNVQDTSSFDRRQKNLVVYKTPSLAGFSGAAAWGVNEERTSVPRNPGLYSFSAAYDNGPLNIALAYEIHQHYQTAGRKDDAMKAGVSYKFPSTTVALLYERLHYRTATGDLTRNGYYASLVQKLGPGSVRVGFALASNGAGNATETVGFFRSGAETGATQVTVGYDYPLSKRTALFAYYSRINNKRNAIYDFAINELGVSAGADPQTFALGMRHFF
- a CDS encoding LacI family transcriptional regulator: MIRSIQGAVLALTSSFMLAAAPAASAQPQYPSKPIRLVVPFSAGSATDILARIIGSKMGEGGTYQVIVDNRPGAGGTVGATGVAKAAPDGYTLILVSVGHAINATLYPKLSYDTVKDFTPVSMVATVPNVLVVNAASKYKSVRDVVAAARATPGALNFDSAGSGSSTHLSGEMFKMQAGIDITHIPYKGTGEALTDVMAGRGDMMFAPTVSAMPFVKQGKLRALAVTTARRASALPDIPTVAESGFPGFAFDSWFGVLAPAGTPKEIVDALNAEIGKALAAPDVRERLAAQGAEPKRSSPQEFAAYIQSEIGKLAPVVRQSGVQAGQ